One genomic region from Pseudochaenichthys georgianus chromosome 15, fPseGeo1.2, whole genome shotgun sequence encodes:
- the LOC117459902 gene encoding glycine N-acyltransferase-like protein 3, which translates to MKVLNKDELKVAEGVLLKHLPRSLKVYGFLYGINRNKPSTLEVIVDTWPNFNIIICRPDPKNKRALEFMKKVTYYSMDDQILRKMLTEENAIDWSTYFLVGGFDISHAPILKEVSSNRGINNRCYTVVRLLYLPDSTHLLKPAADSELESRISSLNLSHVDLVNKTWKFGGNKQGYRNIENLISNFPSCCITDGQGQPLSWILVYDYCALGLLYTLPEHRGKGYGKVLVSVMAKRLHSQGYPVYCFIEEENDTSYKLFKNLGFIDEPSYRAAWLEFNF; encoded by the exons ATGAAGGTCCTGAACAAAGACGAACTAAAGGTTGCAGAAGGAGTTCTCCTGAAGCACTTACCCAGGAGTTTAAAG GTATACGGTTTCCTCTATGGCATAAACAGGAATAAACCAAGCACACTGGAGGTAATCGTTGATACATGGCCtaattttaacatcatcattTGTAGACCCGACCCAAAG AACAAGCGCGCTCTGGAGTTCATGAAAAAAGTCACGTACTACAGCATGGATGACCAGATTTTAAGAAAAATGCTGACAGAAGAAAATGCAATTGACTGGAGCACTTATTTTCTTGTTGGAG GATTTGACATTTCTCATGCCCCCATCCTCAAAGAAGTGTCTTCTAACAGAGGAATAAACAACCGATGCTATACTGTAGTGCGCCTTCTGTATTTGCCAGACAGCACCCATCTGCTCAAACCAGCAGCTGACAG TGAGCTTGAATCAAGGATTTCATCTCTTAACCTTTCCCATGTTGACTTGGTGAATAAAACCTGGAAGTTTGGAGGGAATAAGCAGGGTTACAGGAACATTGAAAACCTCATCAGCAACTTCCCATCATGCTGCATCACTGACGGCCAGGGTCAGCCGCTGTCCTGGATCCTGGTGTATGATTACTGTGCATTGGGCTTATTGTACACTCTGCCAGAGCACAGAGGGAAAGGCTACGGCAAAGTCCTGGTCAGCGTCATGGCCAAGAGACTCCACTCTCAGGGCTATCCGGTGTACTGCTTCATAGAGGAGGAGAATGACACCTCCTACAAGCTCTTTAAAAATCTGGGTTTCATTGACGAACCCTCTTACAGGGCGGCATGGTTGGAATTCAACTTTTGA
- the LOC117459911 gene encoding LOW QUALITY PROTEIN: glycine N-acyltransferase-like protein 3 (The sequence of the model RefSeq protein was modified relative to this genomic sequence to represent the inferred CDS: inserted 2 bases in 1 codon), whose translation MELTGEQLKMAETQLKIYLPRSQQVYGYLVLRNRVRTDPVXVFVDRWPEFNAIVCKPQYEQKGYLFKDIPVFAIDQAILEDIITKSNVLDWTQFICIGINLRHMEIFKAVASEKGVSSSQLAVCHMMILKDVSNLPSIDSPGISLSSLDESHVGLVNQMWKFAKNKEAVRMIRNMLANFPSCSVLDAEGKPVSWILTYASCAMGILYTLPEHRGKGYAKVLISTMAKRLHAQGYPVYCFIEEENETSDKLFKNLDFTQDPSHREAWFGFND comes from the exons ATGGAACTGACCGGAGAGCAGCTGAAAATGGCTGAGACTCAGCTGAAAATATATTTACCTCGGTCGCAACAG gtgTATGGTTATTTGGTCCTCAGAAACAGAGTCAGAACAGACCCAGT AGTTTTTGTGGATAGATGGCCAGAGTTCAATGCCATTGTCTGCAAACCGCAATATGAACAG AAGGGGTATCTATTCAAAGACATACCAGTTTTTGCAATTGATCAAGCTATTCTAGAGGACATCATAACGAAGTCCAACGTTCTGGACTGGACCCAGTTCATTTGCattg GAATCAATCTTCGCCACATGGAGATATTCAAAGCAGTAGCATCAGAAAAAGGCGTGTCCAGCAGCCAACTGGCAGTGTGTCACATGATGATACTTAAGGATGTTTCCAACCTTCCCTCTATAGACAG CCCAGGGATTTCACTAAGCTCTCTGGATGAGTCCCACGTTGGCTTGGTGAATCAGATGTGGAAGTTTGCGAAGAACAAGGAAGCTGTGAGGATGATCCGGAACATGCTCGCAAACTTCCCCTCCTGCTCTGTGCTGGACGCAGAAGGAAAGCCTGTTTCCTGGATCCTGACCTATGCCTCATGTGCAATGGGCATATTGTACACTCTGCCAGAGCACAGAGGGAAAGGATACGCCAAAGTCCTGATCAGCACCATGGCCAAGAGACTACACGCTCAGGGCTACCCCGTGTACTGCTTCATAGAAGAGGAGAACGAGACCTCCGACAAGCTCTTTAAAAACCTAGACTTCACTCAGGACCCTTCACACAGGGAGGCCTGGTTTGGATTCAATGATTGA
- the mgme1 gene encoding mitochondrial genome maintenance exonuclease 1, translated as MFILKRVGCVGIIMVPQCTSLFVGNFSACHCLSSTKRHSPYSSVDIERYSSLVKAVMSSKVSSQTPENLQEEDEHIYGPVVKAQKPSSGSEVRVPTNLHPFLNCEETVETEEAESGPPARILLDRGKYRSLVPSVTRILQQTLSRQQIFYLERWKRKMIAQLGDEGFNEYSQNLFRQGKLFHSTVEDTLLSDATSMDKESSEKAEYQPDVQGYMESISHVLADVSAVRATESTVQHAKLNYLGIVDCVARYRGVLCLIDWKTSEKPKPFLSNTFDNPIQVAAYAGALNSDGNYKYQVENGLIVVAYKDGSPAHAHQLSSELMLKYWATWLLRLENFPEQSTSEASSSFVEKR; from the exons ATGTTCATTCTTAAACGCGTGGGGTGCGTTGGAATCATCATGGTCCCTCAATGCACCTCCCTCTTTGTGGGCAATTTCTCTGCTTGTCATTGCCTAAGTTCCACAAAGAGACACAGCCCGTACAGCTCAGTGGACATTGAGCGATACTCCTCTCTTGTTAAGGCTGTCATGTCATCCAAGGTCAGTTCCCAAACCCCAGAGAACCTCCAAGAAGAGGACGAGCACATTTATGGACCTGTTGTGAAAGCTCAAAAACCCTCCTCGGGATCAGAGGTGAGGGTACCCACAAATCTGCATCCCTTCTTAAACTGCGAAGAGACTGTAGAAACAGAGGAGGCAGAGTCAGGACCTCCAGCCCGGATTTTGTTGGACCGGGGCAAATACAGGTCTCTGGTACCCAGTGTGACACGCATTCTTCAGCAGACCCTTTCCCGACAGCAGATCTTCTACCTGGAGAGGTGGAAGAGGAAGATGATTGCACAACTTGGAGATGAAGGCTTCAACGAGTACAGTCAGA ATTTATTTAGGCAAGGGAAGCTTTTCCATTCAACTGTGGAGGACACTCTGCTATCAGATGCAACAAGCATGGACAAAGAATCCTCTGAGAAAGCAGAGTACCAACCTGATGTACAGGGATACATGGAGAGCATCTCCCATGTTCTGGCAGATGTGAGTGCAGTGAGAGCCACTGAAAGCACTGTGCAACATGCCAAGCTCAACTATTTGGGAATTGTGGATTGTGTTGCTCGCTACAG GGGAGTGCTATGTCTTATTGACTGGAAGACTTCAGAGAAGCCCAAACCATTCTTGAGCAACACTTTTGACAATCCTATTCAGGTGGCAGCCTACGCCGGGGCTTTGAACAGTGACGGCAACTACAAGTACCAG GTTGAAAATGGTCTCATTGTAGTGGCCTATAAGGATGGCTCCCCTGCACATGCTCATCAGTTAAGCTCAGAGCTAATGTTGAAGTACTGGGCAACTTGGCTGCTTCGTCTCGAAAACTTCCCAGAACAAAG TACAAGTGAGGCTTCAAGTTCTTTTGTGGAAAAGAGATGA